A genomic window from Onychostoma macrolepis isolate SWU-2019 chromosome 22, ASM1243209v1, whole genome shotgun sequence includes:
- the LOC131529766 gene encoding uncharacterized protein LOC131529766 isoform X2: MASGLLKRKSIALKSIKILIYYLENLMKMKLLFISPLLFWCVLDHGASGVEIDGVSVMEGDSITLHTGVETNQQDRIRWYFNDTRIAQINRDLSKICTDVQCNEGTERFRDRLKLDHQTGSLTIMNTTTTDSGLYKLQISSSRFNIIKTFSVTVTAVLDLTVVAAAAAAAVLLVAAAGLIYCCRRRSLQAGKNGEMMQRNDSDLEDHQGGGGEISPLIQAETPQTDVADGPVIDEVETLQINVADGPVIDEVETLQINVADGPVIDEVETLQMDVADGPVIDEVETLQMGVAKGTISNQAETPQTGVSKGARVNLAETPQTGVAKGNLMCVVG, encoded by the exons ATGGCTTCGGGTTTACTGAAGAGAAAGAGCATAGCACTAAAGTCTATCAAaatcttaatttattatttagaaaaccTTATGAAAATGAAGCTGCTCTTTATTTCGCCCTTATTATTCTGGTGTGTACTCGACCATG GTGCATCTGGTGTTGAAATAGACGGAGTGTcggtgatggagggagattcaatCACTCTACACACTGGTGTTGAAACAAACCAACAAGACAGAATTAGATGGTATTTCAATGACACTCGCATCGCTCAAATCAACAGAGATCTCAGTAAGATCtgtacagatgttcagtgtAATGAAGGtactgagagattcagagacagactgaagctggatcatcagactggatctctgaccatcatgaacaccacaaccacagactctggactctATAAACTACAGATTAGCAGCAGCAGATTCAACATCATAAAGACATTcagtgttactgtcactg CTGTTCTAGATTTAactgttgttgctgctgctgctgctgctgctgttctgTTGGTTGCAGCTGCTGGTTTGATTTACTGTTGCCGCAGGAGATCTTTACAAGCAGGAAAAAATG GAGAAATGATGCAGCGCAATGATTCTGACCTG GAGGACCATCAAGGTGGAGGTGGAGAAATATCGCCCCTTATTCAGGCTGAGACCCCACAGACAGATGTTGCTGACGGGCCAGTCATCGATGAAGTTGAGACCCTGCAGATAAATGTTGCTGACGGGCCAGTCATCGATGAAGTTGAGACCCTGCAGATAAATGTTGCTGACGGGCCAGTCATCGATGAAGTTGAGACCCTGCAGATGGATGTTGCTGACGGGCCAGTCATTGATGAAGTTGAGACCCTGCAGATGGGTGTTGCTAAAGGTACAATCAGTAATCAGGCTGAGACCCCTCAGACGGGTGTTTCTAAAGGGGCACGCGTTAATCTGGCTGAGACCCCTCAGACGGGTGTTGCTAAAG GGAATCTTATGTGTGTGgtagggtag
- the LOC131529766 gene encoding uncharacterized protein LOC131529766 isoform X1 produces MASGLLKRKSIALKSIKILIYYLENLMKMKLLFISPLLFWCVLDHGASGVEIDGVSVMEGDSITLHTGVETNQQDRIRWYFNDTRIAQINRDLSKICTDVQCNEGTERFRDRLKLDHQTGSLTIMNTTTTDSGLYKLQISSSRFNIIKTFSVTVTAVLDLTVVAAAAAAAVLLVAAAGLIYCCRRRSLQAGKNGEMMQRNDSDLEDHQGGGGEISPLIQAETPQTDVADGPVIDEVETLQINVADGPVIDEVETLQINVADGPVIDEVETLQMDVADGPVIDEVETLQMGVAKGTISNQAETPQTGVSKGARVNLAETPQTGVAKGTIGNLAETPQTGVSKGNLMCVVG; encoded by the exons ATGGCTTCGGGTTTACTGAAGAGAAAGAGCATAGCACTAAAGTCTATCAAaatcttaatttattatttagaaaaccTTATGAAAATGAAGCTGCTCTTTATTTCGCCCTTATTATTCTGGTGTGTACTCGACCATG GTGCATCTGGTGTTGAAATAGACGGAGTGTcggtgatggagggagattcaatCACTCTACACACTGGTGTTGAAACAAACCAACAAGACAGAATTAGATGGTATTTCAATGACACTCGCATCGCTCAAATCAACAGAGATCTCAGTAAGATCtgtacagatgttcagtgtAATGAAGGtactgagagattcagagacagactgaagctggatcatcagactggatctctgaccatcatgaacaccacaaccacagactctggactctATAAACTACAGATTAGCAGCAGCAGATTCAACATCATAAAGACATTcagtgttactgtcactg CTGTTCTAGATTTAactgttgttgctgctgctgctgctgctgctgttctgTTGGTTGCAGCTGCTGGTTTGATTTACTGTTGCCGCAGGAGATCTTTACAAGCAGGAAAAAATG GAGAAATGATGCAGCGCAATGATTCTGACCTG GAGGACCATCAAGGTGGAGGTGGAGAAATATCGCCCCTTATTCAGGCTGAGACCCCACAGACAGATGTTGCTGACGGGCCAGTCATCGATGAAGTTGAGACCCTGCAGATAAATGTTGCTGACGGGCCAGTCATCGATGAAGTTGAGACCCTGCAGATAAATGTTGCTGACGGGCCAGTCATCGATGAAGTTGAGACCCTGCAGATGGATGTTGCTGACGGGCCAGTCATTGATGAAGTTGAGACCCTGCAGATGGGTGTTGCTAAAGGTACAATCAGTAATCAGGCTGAGACCCCTCAGACGGGTGTTTCTAAAGGGGCACGCGTTAATCTGGCTGAGACCCCTCAGACGGGTGTTGCTAAAGGTACAATCGGTAATCTGGCTGAGACCCCTCAGACGGGTGTTTCTAAAGGGAATCTTATGTGTGTGgtagggtag
- the LOC131529766 gene encoding uncharacterized protein LOC131529766 isoform X4, translated as MEGDSITLHTGVETNQQDRIRWYFNDTRIAQINRDLSKICTDVQCNEGTERFRDRLKLDHQTGSLTIMNTTTTDSGLYKLQISSSRFNIIKTFSVTVTAVLDLTVVAAAAAAAVLLVAAAGLIYCCRRRSLQAGKNGEMMQRNDSDLEDHQGGGGEISPLIQAETPQTDVADGPVIDEVETLQINVADGPVIDEVETLQINVADGPVIDEVETLQMDVADGPVIDEVETLQMGVAKGTISNQAETPQTGVSKGARVNLAETPQTGVAKGTIGNLAETPQTGVSKGNLMCVVG; from the exons atggagggagattcaatCACTCTACACACTGGTGTTGAAACAAACCAACAAGACAGAATTAGATGGTATTTCAATGACACTCGCATCGCTCAAATCAACAGAGATCTCAGTAAGATCtgtacagatgttcagtgtAATGAAGGtactgagagattcagagacagactgaagctggatcatcagactggatctctgaccatcatgaacaccacaaccacagactctggactctATAAACTACAGATTAGCAGCAGCAGATTCAACATCATAAAGACATTcagtgttactgtcactg CTGTTCTAGATTTAactgttgttgctgctgctgctgctgctgctgttctgTTGGTTGCAGCTGCTGGTTTGATTTACTGTTGCCGCAGGAGATCTTTACAAGCAGGAAAAAATG GAGAAATGATGCAGCGCAATGATTCTGACCTG GAGGACCATCAAGGTGGAGGTGGAGAAATATCGCCCCTTATTCAGGCTGAGACCCCACAGACAGATGTTGCTGACGGGCCAGTCATCGATGAAGTTGAGACCCTGCAGATAAATGTTGCTGACGGGCCAGTCATCGATGAAGTTGAGACCCTGCAGATAAATGTTGCTGACGGGCCAGTCATCGATGAAGTTGAGACCCTGCAGATGGATGTTGCTGACGGGCCAGTCATTGATGAAGTTGAGACCCTGCAGATGGGTGTTGCTAAAGGTACAATCAGTAATCAGGCTGAGACCCCTCAGACGGGTGTTTCTAAAGGGGCACGCGTTAATCTGGCTGAGACCCCTCAGACGGGTGTTGCTAAAGGTACAATCGGTAATCTGGCTGAGACCCCTCAGACGGGTGTTTCTAAAGGGAATCTTATGTGTGTGgtagggtag
- the LOC131529766 gene encoding uncharacterized protein LOC131529766 isoform X3 has protein sequence MIGNKTSIRDGVFKNGASGVEIDGVSVMEGDSITLHTGVETNQQDRIRWYFNDTRIAQINRDLSKICTDVQCNEGTERFRDRLKLDHQTGSLTIMNTTTTDSGLYKLQISSSRFNIIKTFSVTVTAVLDLTVVAAAAAAAVLLVAAAGLIYCCRRRSLQAGKNGEMMQRNDSDLEDHQGGGGEISPLIQAETPQTDVADGPVIDEVETLQINVADGPVIDEVETLQINVADGPVIDEVETLQMDVADGPVIDEVETLQMGVAKGTISNQAETPQTGVSKGARVNLAETPQTGVAKGTIGNLAETPQTGVSKGNLMCVVG, from the exons ATGATCGGAAATAAAACATCCATTCGAGACGGtgtatttaaaaatg GTGCATCTGGTGTTGAAATAGACGGAGTGTcggtgatggagggagattcaatCACTCTACACACTGGTGTTGAAACAAACCAACAAGACAGAATTAGATGGTATTTCAATGACACTCGCATCGCTCAAATCAACAGAGATCTCAGTAAGATCtgtacagatgttcagtgtAATGAAGGtactgagagattcagagacagactgaagctggatcatcagactggatctctgaccatcatgaacaccacaaccacagactctggactctATAAACTACAGATTAGCAGCAGCAGATTCAACATCATAAAGACATTcagtgttactgtcactg CTGTTCTAGATTTAactgttgttgctgctgctgctgctgctgctgttctgTTGGTTGCAGCTGCTGGTTTGATTTACTGTTGCCGCAGGAGATCTTTACAAGCAGGAAAAAATG GAGAAATGATGCAGCGCAATGATTCTGACCTG GAGGACCATCAAGGTGGAGGTGGAGAAATATCGCCCCTTATTCAGGCTGAGACCCCACAGACAGATGTTGCTGACGGGCCAGTCATCGATGAAGTTGAGACCCTGCAGATAAATGTTGCTGACGGGCCAGTCATCGATGAAGTTGAGACCCTGCAGATAAATGTTGCTGACGGGCCAGTCATCGATGAAGTTGAGACCCTGCAGATGGATGTTGCTGACGGGCCAGTCATTGATGAAGTTGAGACCCTGCAGATGGGTGTTGCTAAAGGTACAATCAGTAATCAGGCTGAGACCCCTCAGACGGGTGTTTCTAAAGGGGCACGCGTTAATCTGGCTGAGACCCCTCAGACGGGTGTTGCTAAAGGTACAATCGGTAATCTGGCTGAGACCCCTCAGACGGGTGTTTCTAAAGGGAATCTTATGTGTGTGgtagggtag